The DNA segment GGCCACTCGCTCTCGCTGCCGACTGGAACGTTCCATGTCTTCCACTAGGGATGTACAGCAGTAATAAAGTTTGCCTCGCGCCGGTCGATGAAAATTCCCGATCGAGGGAACGCTTAACGGGTCTCGCGCCGTCGCCCTCGGCAATGAGCGCGACGCTGTACGCTTCGGGCCGACCGCCCACGACCGCACAGGCGGGTGTCGCCAATGCGTAGGGGCAGGGACGACCCGGATGTGGGAACGCGCGGCGACGGGGACGAACCGGACGTGAGCGACATCTTCGATAGACTCGAAGAACTGGCCGAGACGGTCGACTCGGCCGAAGAACGCCGGGAGGTCGAGGCGGTGATGGACCTCGCTTCGGAAGCGACACGTTCGGACGCCGCGTTCGGGCGCGTCATCTGGGGGTTCGATCGTGCGGACGCGTCGGAAGCGCTACTTGGGGCCCTGCTCTTCGGAATCCCGATGGCTGTGGAGGGTGGAACCCAGGAGATCGGCGCATTTCTGGCCGGTCATCCGCTGTTGCTCGCGGGGACGGGGCTGGCCGCCGTTTCGATCACCATCGGGGTGCTGTACGTCGCCGAGATCCAGGACGTCCGCGTCAAGAACCGCCTGTTCGGAATCGTTCCGTACCGACTCGTGGGTGTCCTCACCATTTCCTTCCTGCTGGCAGTCACTATGCTGACGGGATGGGGGCGGGTCGACTGGAACGAGCCGGTCGTCGCGCTCGCGAACGTCGTCGTCGCGTTTGTTCCGATGTCCCTCGGCGCGGCCCTCGGGGACATCCTCCCGGGGAGTTAATCACGACCCTTCGGATCGTTCGAAGGAGGTGGCCAGCAACGCTCGGAACGCGTCGAGTTCACGGTCTTCGAGGCGGCCGTTCGTCGCTTCGTCGAGACGCTGGCGGAGACAGATGTCGTAGTTCCCTCGTCCGACGTGCTCGATCAGTCCCGCGGTTCGAAGCGTTCGATTGTAGGCGTAGGCGTCGGTCCGATCGCCGGTGCCGCCGGCGACGAAGTGTGCGTCAAGCGGTGTCGCCGGCCCCTGGTCGTCGTAGTACGCGAGCATCCGGCGCGCCTTGGCGTCGAGGTTCCGGATCTCCGACCGGAGCGACGATACCGCCGGCGGGGTCGGGCTATCCACAGTCGGCGCTTCGGCCTCGTCGACGGCCCCGACCGCCTCGGCGATCGCATCGTCGTCGCTGCCCTGTGGCTGGTTTGCTCGGCCGTCCTCACTCCCGTCCGTGGCGGTCGCGACACCGTCGGCTGCCGTCCCGTCAGTCTCGGCCGCCGCTCCGTCTCCGTTTGTGTCCGCCAACTCCGGCGTCTCGAACCCGAACGCCGGCATATCAGCGTCTGAAAAGTCAAATGCCGATAGATCCCCGTCGCCGTTCGATCCCGGCTGTTCGACCCCGTCGGTGGCGTCTGTGTCGGCCGTCTCCGCGCCAGCAGTTTCCACGTCACCGGGGTCGGTGTCCGCAGCGTCTCCGTCTTCACCCATTACGGCCGCGAACGCCTCCGCGGCCTCTTCGGCCTCCGCCGACGAGGTCTCCTCCCCGACACCCGTCTCTGAGTCGTCGGTCGTCGGCTCGGCGTCTGCCGGGTCTGTCTCGTCGCCAGGATCTGACGCCACTCTCTCGCCGTCTTGCTCGGACGCCGGCGGAGCCTGCCCTTCGCGTCGTTGCCGTCGGGCGCGCATCCGTTCGGCCTCCGTTCGACCGGGGCTGGCACCCTCCACCTGGTCCAGCAGCGCGTCGACGAACTGGTCGGCCATCCGGCTCAGGTCGCGGGCGTCCTGCAGCTCCGTTTCGAGTTCGGCGATCCGGGAGTTCTTCTTCTCGATCTCCTCGCGCAGTTCGGCGATCGCGTTCTCGCGCTGTCGTTCCTGCTCGCTGATCGCCTGCAACTCGGAGACGAGGTCGTCGCTGACGGATTTCAGCTCCGGGCGCTCGAAGTCGTCCAGTCCGGGCGTCGCCCCGGCGTCGAAGGTCTGCTTGCGGTGGAACTGGACCCGCCGGATCGATTCCGACCAGTCGGTCATCAGGAAGGCCTCACCGTCGCCCAGGTCCTCGACGGCGTCGGCGTACTCGCCGTCCAGGACTCGCCGGACTACCTTCGTATCGTTGTTCCAGGTCAGGCGGTGCCAGACGAGCCAGTCACACTGGGTGATGTAGTCCTTCTTGACGTCGGCGGGCCGCTGGCTGATCCCGACCATCCCGAGGCCGTGCTTGCGGCCGCGCTTGCCGATCTTGATCAGCATCTTTCCCACTTCGCCGACGCTGCCGTTCTCGGGGATCCACTCGTGGACTTCCTCGACGAGCAGCAGGAAGGGCTGTTTGAGCTTCTTGGCCTTCGCGAAGAGATGCTTCGAAACCTCCGTCAGCAGCGCCTCGGCTTCCTCGTCGTCCAGAAATGAGGAGATATCGAGGATGATCGGGACGTTCTGCTCGAGAGCGAGGTTGGCGATCTTCTCGGCGTGCTCGGTGGTGACCTGGATGTCACACTCCTCGTCGGCGCCGACGTGGAGGATCTCGTATTCCTCCTTGAGGCCGTAATACTCCCCGTCGATATCGACGATGAGGAGCCCGAAACCCGCGTCTAATAGGTTCTCAGCGACGACAGAGGCGGTGTTACTCTTACCGCTACCGCTCTTCCCAGTGACGAATCCGCGACCAGTCAGCAGTTCCACAACGGGCAACGAAACGTCGGTTCCGGGGTCGCCGGTCCCGCCGGGGCCGTCGCTCACTTCCGCGACCGTGATCGTCCGCTCGTCACTCATAGTGGTCGTATGACGGTCCTCCCCGGTGATAACTCTCAGTCAGACACCTCTCGGACATTCGACAGCCGACTGTCGGTCTCAGGGGTCGACGCTGAACGGACTCTCCGTCGCTTGCCACTCCCAGCCGGGGAGACGAGTCTGGACCCCCGCGGCGAGCGCGGCGTCAAGGTCGTCGAGACCTGCAGGATCGTCAACGCTGCCGTGGGTGTGGACGTCCGCGTAGTGAAAGGTCGCTTCCGCGAGCAGGCGACGGGGCTGTTCCCCCGCGATGGCCGCCGCCAGCTCGCGCGCGAGCAGTTCATCGACAATGAAACCCGGATAATCGCCGGTCACGTCGAGATCGCGCAGCAGACCCACGAGCGCGGCGACGTTGACTGCCCGATCGCCGTCTGCGAAGACCGCATCGATGGCGTCGTGATACGCCTCGATAGTTATCGACTCGACCGTCGTGTCGAAGGCGTCACCGAGGTCGGCACGCACCGCATTGACGATCGGAACGATCTCGGACCCGCGATCACGGGTCCACTCGTATTCGATCCGGACTGTCTCGCTGGTTAGCTCCATCGATGGGGAGGTCTTTGCGAAGGCTTTTATAATCCGAGGGGAATACGAACAGGTATAGATCGGTTTTCCGAACACTCACAGTGAGTCGTTCGGAGTGGTACACCGACAGGCAGTCCAACCGTCAGATATGACAGTCTTATCCAGCAGTGGTCACGACACGAACACTGCGGCGACCAGCCGCGGCGTGTGCGTGATCGGCCGTCTCATTCAGCCATGAGCAGAGTAGATCAGAAACTCGAAGAGATAGAGGAAACGATTCACAACGAGGTTCCGGCCGGGATTTCGATTTCGGATGTCACATTCGAGGGTCCGGAACTGGTAATCTATACCCGTGATCCAAAGCAGTTCGCCCAGGATGGGGACCTGGTGCGGCGTCTCGCATCCAAGCTCCGCAAGCGGATCACGGTCCGCCCCGACCCGGACGTACTTACGCGGCCGGAGGACGCCCGCGACCGGATCCGATCGGTCATCCCCGACGAGGCAGGCGTCACCGACCTGGACTTTCACGCCGACACTGGCGAGGTCGTCATTGAGGCCGAGAAGCCCGGCCTCGTCATCGGTCGCCACGGCACGACGATGCGCGAGATTACCCAGGAGGTCGGCTGGACGCCCGAGGTCGTTCGGACGCCGCCAATCGAGTCCTCGACAGTCGAGAACGTGCGGAACTTCCTCAAACAGGAGCGCGACGAGCGCCGGGACATCCTCGAACGGATCGGCCGCCAGATCCACCGCGAGGAGATGTCCGACGACCAGTGGGTCCGGATCACGACGCTGGGTTGTTGCCGGGAAGTCGGTCGGGCCGCGTTCATCGTCTCGACGCCCGAGACGCGGGTGCTCGTCGACTGCGGCGACAAACCGGGGGCCGAGGGGGAAGTGCCGTACCTCCAGGTGCCGGAAGCGCTGGGTGCCGGCGCGAGTTCGCTGGACGCGGTCGTGTTGACTCACGCCCACCTGGACCACTCGGCACTCATTCCACTACTGTTCAAGTACGGCTACGACGGTCCGATCTACACGACCGAGCCGACCCGCGATCTGATGGGACTGCTCACGCTGGACTACCTCGACGTTGCGGCCAAGGAGGGCCGGACACCGCCGTATGACTCGGAGATGGTTCGGGAAGCGATCAAACACACCGTCCCGATCGAGTACGGCGACGTGACCGACATCTCCCCGGACATCAAGCTCACGCTCCACAACGCCGGACACATTCTCGGCTCCTCGATCGCACACTTCCACATCGGCGACGGGCTGTACAACATCGCTTTCTCGGGAGACATCCACTACGAGGACACGCGCCTGTTCAACGGCGCGGTCAACGAGTTCCCCCGCGTCGAGACGCTCGTGCTCGAATCGACCTACGGTGGTCGAAACGACTACCAGACCGACCAGGAGGACTCCGAAGAGAAGTTGAAAGAGGTCATCAACGACACCTACGAGAAGGGCGGCAAGGTCCTGATTCCCGCCTTCGCGGTCGGTCGCTCCCAGGAGTTGATGCTCGTGCTCGAGGAAGCGATGCGGAGCGGTGATATTCCGGAGATGCCGGTCCACCTCGACGGGATGATCTGGGAGGCGACGGCGATTCACACGACCTATCCCGAGTACCTGCGGGACGACCTTCGCGACCGCATCTTTCACGACGACGAGAACCCCTTCCTGGCCGAGCAGTTCAACCACATCGACGGCGGCGAGGAAGAGCGCCAGGAGGTCACAGACGACGATCCGTCGATCATCCTCTCGACGTCCGGGATGGTCACCGGCGGTCCGATCATGTCCTGGCTCGAACACCTCGGTAGCGATCCGGATTCGAAACTCGTGTTCGTCGGCTACCAGGCACAGGGGACGCTCGGCCGGCGGATCCAGAACGGCTGGGACGAGATCCCCGTCGGCAACGACGCAGGTCGGTCGGACACGATGAAGATGCGGATGGACGTCGAGACCGTCGACGGGTTCTCCGGCCACGCCGACCGCCAGGGCCTGGAGAATTTCGTGAAGACGATGAGTCCCCGACCCGAGAAGGTCCTCTGTGTTCACGGTGACGAATCGTCGGTACAGGACCTCTCCTCGGCGCTGTACCACGAGTACAACATGCGGACGTTCGCGCCGAAGAACCTCGAAACGTTCCGATTCTTGTAACTACGCCGGTTTCGTCACGCTTCGGAGTCCGCCATCCGTCACCAACAGTTAGCGGAACCGACTTTCTTCGATCTCCAGACGAAACGATATACACCGTCCGGATTCGTTTCAGACCGCTGTACAGCGACGAACACAATATTTAATCACGTGCGACGTCAAGCCCACAGTGAGCTATGCAGGATCGGCTCCGGACCGGGATCGATGTCCTCGACCGGAAGTTGGACGGTGGCATCCCGGCCGGAAGTATCGTCGTGTTGAATGCCAATCCGGCGAGTCAGGCGGAGCTGTTTCTCTACGAGTTGACCGCGACCCGCGGGACGCTGTATCTGTCGCTGGATCGCTCGAAGCAGGCGATCCGGGACAGCCTCGAACACTCGCCGACCAACACCGGTGAGCCAACTGTCCGGCACGTCTCCGGCGAAGCACCGCTCGACAACGCCAGCAAACTCGTCAGTGCGCTCCCGGAGACCTCGAACCTCATCATCGACCCGCTGGACGTTCTGGAGGAACAGGAGCCCCCCTCGCGGTTCCGGAGTTTCATGAACGACCTCCAGAATCACATCTTCAACACCGGCAGTCTCGCTGTGTTGCACTGTCTGGACGGGCGGTCGGTCCCGCCGCTTCGGGACACGACCGAGCACTTCGCGGACGTCATCTTCCAGATGGACACGACGATCGAGGGCGACGAGGTCGAAAACCAGCTGTCGATCCCCAAGTTCCGCGGCGGGCGCGCGCCGACGAACGTCATCAAACTCAACCTCGTCGAAGAGGTCAGCATCGACACCAGCCGGGACATCGCCTAGCCACTTTTTACTTCGTCGGGTCTCGCACTCGCGCCATTCGGCGCGAGGCGGACCACTCCTCGTAAAAACTTGGGGAAAAAGGCCGCTCGCGCTCGGTCGAGCGCTCGCGGTGAAACGCGCCGAAGACGCGTATGCTACTTCCCAACCGCCCCAACCGCACAGCAGTCCTGATCCATCTGAGTGAGTATCTCTCAGGGCTTTCGACCGCTGAGATGCGCGACGCCGCTGAGAAGTTGCGATTCGAACTGTAGCTGTCGACCGTAGCATACGCCGAACGAAATGAGGCGTTTCACCGGACGCGACCAACGGGAGCGTCCGGCCTTTTTGGATCGCTAAAGTTTTTGCACGAGCGGTTCGAGCGCGCCGGAGGCGCGACTCGAACCCGAGTGGAAAAAGTTTAGTCTTCGAGCTCGTCGACGATCTCGTCGGCGTCGACGTCGGCGTCTTCGAGATCCATGTCTTCGACGGCTTCTTCGAGGTCAACATCGACGTCACCGCCGGCGCCGCCCATCATGCCGCCCATGCCGCCCATCATGCCGCCACCGCCGATCTCCTCCTGGACGATGATCCGATCGACGCCGAGCTGCTGGGTGAGTTCCTGGGCGATCTGCTGTTTGCCCATCATCCACTGCTGGTTCATCGTCAGCTGGGGCGTCGCTTCGATGTACAGCGTCTCCTCCTCGACTTCGACGGTCTCGGTCTCGGGCTCGGCCTCTTCGTCCGCTTCCTCGTCGGGCTCGACGAGCTGCTCTTCCTCGACGGTCTCGGTCTCGAACCAGACCTCCAGTTCCATATCGAGGAACATCTGGATGAGACCCTGGGCCTTCTCCTCGCGGTCGTCGATCTCTCGGAGGACCTCGTAGTTGTACTCGATATCCTCACCCGCAAGGGGGTGGTTGAAATCGACGCGCGCGCGACCGCCGATGATCGTCTCGACGTGACCGTGCTCGCCGTCGATATCGATGTGTGCGCCGGGGTAGCGGTCGTCTTCGGGGATCTTGTTGGCGCTGACGGTTCGAACCTCGTCTTCGTCGTACTCGCCGAAGGCCTCGGACGCGGGGACTGTGACAGAGCCGCTATCGCCGACCTCCTTGCCGAGGATGTCGTCTTCGACAGTCTCGAAGATGTGGCCCTGGCCGAGGACGATCGTCCGCGGACCGAACTCCTGCTCTTCGCCGACGCCCTCTTCTTCGGCGACTTCCGGGTCGGTCGTGTCGACGAGCTGGTCGCCCTCGACCGTCCAGGCAGTGTAGTCCAGCTCGATGAAGTCGCCGTTCTGGAGTCCCTCAGTTTCTTCGTCGGCCGTCTCTTCTTCGGTGTCGGCCTCCTCGGCCTCGGAATCGTTACTCATAGTATCTCTGTCCGTCGTTGCACTCTTAAGGACAACGTTTCCGTTCGGAGCGGACGACTTTAGTCCGATGGCAGCGATTTCGCGGATATGTACGAGGTTGAGTTGAAGCTCCGCGCCGATCACGATCGGGTGCGCGAACGTCTCGAAGCGCTAGCTGCCGAGCGCGTCCAGAGTCTCACACAGGCGGATACCTACTACGACGCGCCGCATCGGGACTTCGCGGCGACCGACGAGGCCGTCCGGGTTCGCGAGGAGACCCGGGACGGCGACAGGGTGACCCGGATCACGTACAAAGGCCCCAAGATCGAGGCCGAGTCGAAGACCCGCGAGGAACTGGAGACGACGGTCGGCGACGGCGAGACGGTCAGGGAACTTTTCGAGTCACTCGGGTTCGAACCGGTCGCGACCGTCCGCAAGGACCGCGAGTACTTCACCGTCTCCGGGCTCACTGTCACGCTCGATACCGTCGAGGACGTCGGCGAGTTCGTCGAGGTCGAAACCGACGTCGAGACCGCGGACGGGGTCGAGCCCGCTCGCGAGGCGGCCGTCGAGCTGCTCGTCGATCTCGGGCTGGATCTCGACAACCAGCTGCGGACCTCGTATCTCGAACTCCTGCTCGCGGACGACACGCCGGAGGATACCCAGGAGTAATCACACTCTCTCGAAAAGTTTCCGTAAGTTATAGAGCCACGGGTGGCCAAACCCGGGTAATGAGTCAGCGGAACATCCGGGTCCAGCCGACCGAAGACAGAGCAGTCGAAGAGCAGGACGTAGAGATCGTCGAGCGAAAGGGGATCGGTCACCCCGACTCGATCTGTGACGGCGTCGCCGAGAGCGTCTCACGCGCGCTCGCCCAAGAGTATCTCGACCGCTACGGGACGGTGCTGCACTACAATACTGACGAGACGCAACTAGTCGCGGGGACGGCCGCGCCGGCTTTCGGCGGCGGCGAAGTGCTCGATCCCATCTATCTGCTCGTCGTCGGGCGCGCGACGAAGACCTACGACGGACAGCGCTTCCCCGCCGAGTCGATCGCGCTGGAAGCCGCTCGGGACTACCTCGATGAGACGTTCCCGGACCTGGACGTCGGAACGGACGTGATCGTCGACGTCAAACTCGGGGAAGGTAGCGGGGATCTCCAGGAAGTCTTCGGTGAGGACGGCACGGTTCCGATGGCCAACGACACCTCCTATGGCGTCGGTCACGCACCACTGACCGAGACCGAGCAAATCGTCCTGAATACTGAACGGCAGCTCAACGGCCCCTACAGCGACGACAACCCGGCGGTCGGACAGGATGTCAAGGTGATGGGCAAACGCGAGGGCGATCACATCGATGTCACTGTCGCTGTCGCGGTCATTGATGACTACGTCGAAAATATGAGCGAGTACCGCGAGACGATCGAGGGCGTTCGCGAGTACGTCTCCGATCTCGCGGGTGAGTACACTGACCGGTCGGTCGAGGTTCACGTCAACACCGCCGACAACTACGACGAGGGTGCGATCTACCTCACGACCACCGGGACGAGCGCCGAGCAGGGCGACGACGGGTCGGTCGGTCGTGGCAACCGTGCGAACGGCCTCATCACGCCGAACCGCCCGATGAGCATGGAGGCGACTTCCGGAAAGAACCCGGTCAACCACATCGGAAAGATCTACAACCTCCTCTCGACGAAGATTGCCCAGTCGGTCGCCGAACAGGTCGAAGGAATTCAAGAGGTCCAGATCCGCCTGCTCAGCCAGATCGGCCAGCCGATCGACAAACCCCACGTCGCCGACGCGCAACTGGTCACTGACGACGGCGTCTCCGTGGCTGACGTCGAGTCCGAGGTCCAGGCGACGATCGACGACGAACTCGCCAACATCACTGATGTCACCGAAGCCGTCATCGAGGGCGACATCTCGACGTTCTGATCGTCCGTATTCCTACCGCTCGACGTTCCGACGTCCGTACTCTTCCTAGTCGACGTTCTGACGTTCGCATCTGACCGTTCGTGTCGTCCCGAGGTCGAAGGCTGTTTATTCGCCAGTGGAGTACCCGCGGGTATGCACCCGCCGGCTGCCGGGACCGTCCTCGTCCGCCACGGCGAACTCGGCGTCAAGAGCGACCAGGTCCGCATCAAGATGGAGCGCCAGCTCCAGGGCCACATCGACGCCCTGCTTGCGGATCGCTCGATCTCCGGGACGGTCCGAACCGAGCGCAACCGGCTCTACGTCCGGACCGATCCCAAGCATATCGAGGACGCCACCGAGGCGGCGACCGATGCCTTCGGCGTCGTCTCGGCGAGCCCGGCGGTCCGCGTCGAACCTGAACTAGACGCGATCCTGGCGGCGATGAAACGGGCGACAGAACGGGAATACGACGGCGGCGCGTTCGCGGTTCGGGCTCGCCGAGCCGGTTCGTCGGACGCCCACCCCTTCTCCAGTACTGACCTCGAACAGGAGGGGGGTGCGGCCGTCGGCGAGACGATCGAGTCGCTGGGCGCGGAGCCGACCGTCGACCTCGACGATCCCGACTTCACTGTCTTCGTCGAGTGTCGCCCCGAGAAGGCGTTCGTCTTTCTGGAGAAGCGCGAGGGCCCGGGCGGGCTCCCGCTGGGAAGTCAGCGCCCGCTCGTCGCCCTGCTCAGTGGGGGTCACGATTCGCCTGTCGCGGCCTGGGAGGCGATGCGCCGCGGGAGTCCGATTGTCCCCCTGTACGTCGACCTCGGCGAGTTCGGCGGCACGGACCACCGGGCGCGTGCCGTCGCGACTGCCGATCGGCTCGCCGAGCTGGCTCCCCAGTACGACATGCGCCTTCGCGTGGCTCCCGCAGGCAATCTCGTCGCCGATCTGCTGGCGGCGGTCGATGCGACGCGGATGCTCTCGCTCCGCCGGGCGATGCTCGCGATGGCCGACGCAGTCGCCGACGACCACGACGCTGTCGGGGTCGTCACCGGCGAGTCGATCGGACAGAAATCCAGCCAGACGACTGCGAACCTCGCTGTCACTGACCGCGCGACGGACCTGCCGGTGCATCGACCGCTGGTGACGACCGACAAGACCGACATCTTGGAGCGGGCGCGAGACCTGGGCACCTACGAGGACACCTCGATCCCGGCCGGTTGCAACCGGGTCGCACCCGAGTACCCCGAGACGAACGCGACCCTCGAGGCTGTCGAGGCCGCCGAACCAGCGGATCTGTTCGAGCGGGTGAGGGCGATCGCCGACGATCGGACAATCGTGGAATGATCACAATCTGAAGTGACGCGTGCGGTTCGCGAGACGGCGAGCGAAATCGCTTTCCCGAAGGGCGGCCTGAATCGAGACGATGACGCGGGTCTGCCTGCTCGGCGAGGAGGACGTCAACCTCGAATACGAACTACTCAGCCGCGAGACCTCCCGCAACGCGCTGGCGACCTACGACCTCCGGGAACCGTACGACAACGCCGTCGCGGTCGAAACAGTGAGCCTCGGGGCGGCAGTCGCGCTGTTGAACGACCTCAACTGGTATCTCGTTCGGTTCGTCGAAGACGTACTCGTGCTGG comes from the Halapricum desulfuricans genome and includes:
- a CDS encoding helicase HerA domain-containing protein, which translates into the protein MSDERTITVAEVSDGPGGTGDPGTDVSLPVVELLTGRGFVTGKSGSGKSNTASVVAENLLDAGFGLLIVDIDGEYYGLKEEYEILHVGADEECDIQVTTEHAEKIANLALEQNVPIILDISSFLDDEEAEALLTEVSKHLFAKAKKLKQPFLLLVEEVHEWIPENGSVGEVGKMLIKIGKRGRKHGLGMVGISQRPADVKKDYITQCDWLVWHRLTWNNDTKVVRRVLDGEYADAVEDLGDGEAFLMTDWSESIRRVQFHRKQTFDAGATPGLDDFERPELKSVSDDLVSELQAISEQERQRENAIAELREEIEKKNSRIAELETELQDARDLSRMADQFVDALLDQVEGASPGRTEAERMRARRQRREGQAPPASEQDGERVASDPGDETDPADAEPTTDDSETGVGEETSSAEAEEAAEAFAAVMGEDGDAADTDPGDVETAGAETADTDATDGVEQPGSNGDGDLSAFDFSDADMPAFGFETPELADTNGDGAAAETDGTAADGVATATDGSEDGRANQPQGSDDDAIAEAVGAVDEAEAPTVDSPTPPAVSSLRSEIRNLDAKARRMLAYYDDQGPATPLDAHFVAGGTGDRTDAYAYNRTLRTAGLIEHVGRGNYDICLRQRLDEATNGRLEDRELDAFRALLATSFERSEGS
- a CDS encoding beta-CASP ribonuclease aCPSF1, encoding MSRVDQKLEEIEETIHNEVPAGISISDVTFEGPELVIYTRDPKQFAQDGDLVRRLASKLRKRITVRPDPDVLTRPEDARDRIRSVIPDEAGVTDLDFHADTGEVVIEAEKPGLVIGRHGTTMREITQEVGWTPEVVRTPPIESSTVENVRNFLKQERDERRDILERIGRQIHREEMSDDQWVRITTLGCCREVGRAAFIVSTPETRVLVDCGDKPGAEGEVPYLQVPEALGAGASSLDAVVLTHAHLDHSALIPLLFKYGYDGPIYTTEPTRDLMGLLTLDYLDVAAKEGRTPPYDSEMVREAIKHTVPIEYGDVTDISPDIKLTLHNAGHILGSSIAHFHIGDGLYNIAFSGDIHYEDTRLFNGAVNEFPRVETLVLESTYGGRNDYQTDQEDSEEKLKEVINDTYEKGGKVLIPAFAVGRSQELMLVLEEAMRSGDIPEMPVHLDGMIWEATAIHTTYPEYLRDDLRDRIFHDDENPFLAEQFNHIDGGEEERQEVTDDDPSIILSTSGMVTGGPIMSWLEHLGSDPDSKLVFVGYQAQGTLGRRIQNGWDEIPVGNDAGRSDTMKMRMDVETVDGFSGHADRQGLENFVKTMSPRPEKVLCVHGDESSVQDLSSALYHEYNMRTFAPKNLETFRFL
- a CDS encoding methionine adenosyltransferase, which encodes MSQRNIRVQPTEDRAVEEQDVEIVERKGIGHPDSICDGVAESVSRALAQEYLDRYGTVLHYNTDETQLVAGTAAPAFGGGEVLDPIYLLVVGRATKTYDGQRFPAESIALEAARDYLDETFPDLDVGTDVIVDVKLGEGSGDLQEVFGEDGTVPMANDTSYGVGHAPLTETEQIVLNTERQLNGPYSDDNPAVGQDVKVMGKREGDHIDVTVAVAVIDDYVENMSEYRETIEGVREYVSDLAGEYTDRSVEVHVNTADNYDEGAIYLTTTGTSAEQGDDGSVGRGNRANGLITPNRPMSMEATSGKNPVNHIGKIYNLLSTKIAQSVAEQVEGIQEVQIRLLSQIGQPIDKPHVADAQLVTDDGVSVADVESEVQATIDDELANITDVTEAVIEGDISTF
- a CDS encoding DUF2391 family protein, producing MGTRGDGDEPDVSDIFDRLEELAETVDSAEERREVEAVMDLASEATRSDAAFGRVIWGFDRADASEALLGALLFGIPMAVEGGTQEIGAFLAGHPLLLAGTGLAAVSITIGVLYVAEIQDVRVKNRLFGIVPYRLVGVLTISFLLAVTMLTGWGRVDWNEPVVALANVVVAFVPMSLGAALGDILPGS
- a CDS encoding tRNA sulfurtransferase, translating into MHPPAAGTVLVRHGELGVKSDQVRIKMERQLQGHIDALLADRSISGTVRTERNRLYVRTDPKHIEDATEAATDAFGVVSASPAVRVEPELDAILAAMKRATEREYDGGAFAVRARRAGSSDAHPFSSTDLEQEGGAAVGETIESLGAEPTVDLDDPDFTVFVECRPEKAFVFLEKREGPGGLPLGSQRPLVALLSGGHDSPVAAWEAMRRGSPIVPLYVDLGEFGGTDHRARAVATADRLAELAPQYDMRLRVAPAGNLVADLLAAVDATRMLSLRRAMLAMADAVADDHDAVGVVTGESIGQKSSQTTANLAVTDRATDLPVHRPLVTTDKTDILERARDLGTYEDTSIPAGCNRVAPEYPETNATLEAVEAAEPADLFERVRAIADDRTIVE
- a CDS encoding RAD55 family ATPase; amino-acid sequence: MQDRLRTGIDVLDRKLDGGIPAGSIVVLNANPASQAELFLYELTATRGTLYLSLDRSKQAIRDSLEHSPTNTGEPTVRHVSGEAPLDNASKLVSALPETSNLIIDPLDVLEEQEPPSRFRSFMNDLQNHIFNTGSLAVLHCLDGRSVPPLRDTTEHFADVIFQMDTTIEGDEVENQLSIPKFRGGRAPTNVIKLNLVEEVSIDTSRDIA
- a CDS encoding FKBP-type peptidyl-prolyl cis-trans isomerase — protein: MSNDSEAEEADTEEETADEETEGLQNGDFIELDYTAWTVEGDQLVDTTDPEVAEEEGVGEEQEFGPRTIVLGQGHIFETVEDDILGKEVGDSGSVTVPASEAFGEYDEDEVRTVSANKIPEDDRYPGAHIDIDGEHGHVETIIGGRARVDFNHPLAGEDIEYNYEVLREIDDREEKAQGLIQMFLDMELEVWFETETVEEEQLVEPDEEADEEAEPETETVEVEEETLYIEATPQLTMNQQWMMGKQQIAQELTQQLGVDRIIVQEEIGGGGMMGGMGGMMGGAGGDVDVDLEEAVEDMDLEDADVDADEIVDELED
- the cyaB gene encoding class IV adenylate cyclase produces the protein MYEVELKLRADHDRVRERLEALAAERVQSLTQADTYYDAPHRDFAATDEAVRVREETRDGDRVTRITYKGPKIEAESKTREELETTVGDGETVRELFESLGFEPVATVRKDREYFTVSGLTVTLDTVEDVGEFVEVETDVETADGVEPAREAAVELLVDLGLDLDNQLRTSYLELLLADDTPEDTQE